In Planctomonas sp. JC2975, the genomic stretch CCTGTCGATGTCGCAAGGCCCGGTACGGATCCGCATCAGCACTGACGTCGCACGGACGTTGTCGAGCTTGCTCGTGATCCGTGCTGACGAAAACCGCGAACCCTTCGCGGTCGCACTCAAAGAAGAAGCGGCCGACCTGTTGCAGCAGGGCGACCGCGAGAAGTCAGAAACCCCCTACAAGGAGAACTAACCCGTGAACACCCTAAACCCGATCGACGCCCAGATGTACACCGAGTGGCGCGAAAGCATCCTCCGCCAACGCGCCGCGATGCCGCCTCTGACCGAGGATGACCCACGCTGGCTCGCCTACGCCGACTTTCCGGCATGGCGCGAGAACGGCTACACCACCGTCGACGAGGTGATTACTCGTCTCAAGAAGATCGAGGGTGCAAGCAGGTTCCGGATCACTAACCGGAGCCATCTCGACCTGATCTTCATGCACACCGCGGAGATCCCCGACCCGCCGCTCCCCCAGCCGTCCTGGGCGATCACCACGGAGACCAGGATGTGCGCGAACGCCCGCCACGTACAAGTCGTGTATGACGGCGAAGTTACCCAGCTCGGCGAGTGGTGCGCGAAGGTGCAGCAAGTCGTAGAGCACGATCTGAAGACCGGACGCATCGCGGAACGCGCCACCGTCGTCCGGTATGGCGAGCAGTACCGCAACGGCGAGATCGGCTGGAACCACACCCTCACCGGCCAAGACGCGGAACGGATCGGTGCGATCTTGCTGAAGACCGTGGCCGCGGCCACGGAGCTTGGGGCAAAGCTCTGATGCCGACCGACACGCCTTACACGCCGCTCGACAGCCTCAAGGAGGTCGTCAATCAGGTGGTCGGCTTGCTCGAGCACATCAGCGACTATCTCAGCGGTAACGACAAACTCGACGATGAGGATGAGACCTTCGAGATCATCGATTCCGCTCGCTATGAGCTGACCATGGCTCTCGCTCGACACGTCGGCGGCATCACATGGGATGAGTACCCGAGGTACACGGAAGGCGCCAGGCGCGCTTCACTCACATTCGACGACGGGACAGCTGTTGTGCAGCCCGTAGAGCTGCGCAAGGGTGTCACCAGTCTGTGGAGGCCGCGTCGCGACGGGACGCTCGACAAGTTTGTGTCGACGATCGTTGGGTCGCTCCAAGGAGTCTCGTCGCCCGAGGACAGAAGAGGTCTGGAAGGCATAGCCGAGGTCTATCTGCAGATGATCCCGACGTCGGACCACGTACATGACGGCTTATACGTGCGCCTGGCCGCGAAGTATGGGGTCCCGGTCGGCCGGATCAGCAACCTTTCCGGCCTCGCTCCGTCCGTCGTCATCACTTTCCTGGAAGCGAGCGACTGAGACGTGATCGGCCAGTACGAGTCAAGGACAGCCGCGACGGAGCAGTCGCGGCTGTCCTTGGGCAGGGGCGAATAGTGGCTAGGGACAGAGCGAACATTCGCGTCGACATGTGGGCAGACGAGGACTGGAGGAACCTCAGCCAAGGAGCTCAACACCTCTATCTGCTGTTGCTGACCCACTCCACATTGAACTATGCAGGCGTCGCCGAATGGCGGCCGCGACGCCTCGCAGCGATGACCGCCGGCAAGACAGCAGACGATATCAAGCACGACGCCGCGGAGCTCGCCGCCGGATTGTTCATTGTGGTCGACGAGGAGACCGAGGAGGTCCTGGTTCGGTCGTTCGTGAAGCATGACGGCCTGATGAAGCAGCCGCGGCTTGTCGTTTCGATGACCCTGGCCTTCGCGTCTGTGGCGTCGTCGCGGATCCGCCAGGTGATCGCGTTCGAGGTGCAGAAGCTCCGTGAGAAGCAGCCCGACTTGCGAGCGTGGGATGTCGCACAGGCCCAAACCGTGCTTGCGTTTTCGGGTAGGTCAGCAGCAGAGTTTGCCCTCGGGTTTGCCCATGGGTTTACCCCAAACGTTGACCAAGACTTAGGGTTGCGCACTACTACAGCTACAGCTACTAAGAACAAATCTTCTTCGTCGGAAGTCGCTGACGCGACTCCGCGACCCGAGGTTTTGGAACTGCTGGATCTCCTCGATGCTGAGATCGAGCGCAACGGAGGCAAGAAGCCTTCACGAACGAAGAAGAACGTCGACGCTGCTCGTCTCCTGCTCGATCGTGATCAGCACACGGTGGAGCAGGTGGCCGCAGCCATTCGGTGGGCTCAGGGTGACGAGTTCTGGCGTTCGAACATATTGTCGATGTCGAAGCTTCGCGAAAAGTACGACCAGTTGCGGCTTGCAGCGAAGCGGAAGCCCGGAGTTCCGACTCCAACGGCCGTCAAGCAACCACCGGCGGTAACTGTGGATGAGTCTCGGCGGCGTCGCGAGGAAGCTGCCGAGCGTGCGCGTCTCGCAACGCCGGACTTCCTGAAGGGTGCCGCTCATGTCGCTTGACCCGGAGCTGCTCCTCATCGGTGGTTGCCTCCTCAACGAGCAGGCGCTCGGCGACGTCACGGTCACAGGAGATGACTTCGAGAATGCGATCTACGCGAACATCTTCGACCGGATCCTCGAGCGCTGGTCGAAGCGGCTCGGCGTCACGCAGGCTCTCCTCGCCGAGGACTTCCCCGATCATTCGGCGACGATCTGGAACTCGACGAACGCGTACACCGACGCAGTGCGAGTCATCGAGAACAACCGGGCGGTGCGCGAACGTGCCACGCGCCGAAAGCTCCGCGAAGCGGCGGCCAGGATCATCGAGTGGTCCAACACGATGCCAGTCGAAGACCTCGTCGACACGGCGCGGCGCGAGGTCGACGACGCCGCATCCATGCGCGACCAACGCGTCACGTCGATGCTCGACGACGCCGAAGACGTGATCAACAGGCACCGTGCTGGTGTGACATTGATGCCGTCCCCGTGGCGCTCGCTGAACGCGGAAATCACAGGATTCGGCGCTGGTCGCGTGTACGTCATCGGTGCTCGGCCGAGCGTGGGGAAGTCCGCGATCGCTTCTCAGATCGCGTACGAACTGGCCGGCCACGGTGCAGTCATCTTCGCGACGATGGAAATGGACCGGGGTGAGGTCTACTCGAGGATTCTCGCCCAGCAGGCTCAGCTCCCCTATGGGCAGACCATTTCAGCCGAGTGGGCGGTCGCTCGGGAGCGAGCGTGGATGGCGAGCTCAAGGCGCGACATACGAGTGCTGGACTCCGGCACTCAGACAGTGGCATCGATTCGCGCGGCTACCCGCTCCGTGATTCGCGAAACGCATGTCGCCGCGGTCATCATCGACTATCTGCACCTGTTGTCCACGCCGCGGTCGGAGAACGAGACAACACGGATCGCGGACATCACGCGCGGGCTGAAGCAATTCGCGATGGACCTGCAAGTGCCGGTGATCGCACTGTCCCAGCTGAACAGACAAGGGGACGGCAGGCCGTCCCTGGCGCACCTTCGCGGGTCAGGCGCGATCGAACAGGACGGCGACGTCGCGATCTTCCTGTACAAGGAGGACGACACGGACGGCAATCCAATCCCAGGCGACCTCCACCTGTATGTGGCGAAAAACCGCCAGGGCCCATCACATCAGGACATCCGGCTCTGGTGGCAGGGCGAGTTCGTTCGGGCAGTGGAGCGTGACTCGTGAACGAGTGGCCGCCCGGCATCCCGGCGGATCCCCGTGACCCAGGCTCACCGACGATCGCCGCCGGCGCACGGGCCTGGGGACCGGGAGAAGCAACCGCAACGTGGTGGCTGGAACACACGAGCAATGAGCAGCCCGCAGCGTGACCAACACCAAGCCCGAGAGAGGACCAACCGGCGTCATGAGCTATCTCGAATGCATCACCAACGAACTCGAGGGAGTCCGATCCTGCACCGTCAAGGATGAGCATCGAGACAACTGCCAGTACGAGCAGTGCGGCGGATGCTTACCTCAGCCTTCCCGGGTTGGGCTGCTCTGTCTCCGTTGCTGGCGTCGCCTCGAAGTGACACTCGCGGAGTGGTACCTCGCGGAGAATGTCATCGCCTCCCATACGACGCTAATCAGTCACGACAACGCGGGCGTGCACGGCCACCAGGATGGGTACGTCAACCTGCCGATGACAACCCTCGCGGTTGACGAAGTGCGGTCATACCTTCGTGGTGCCCCCGCGGAGGCCGAAGCGTGGGTGTCATCGACGTCCGGAGCGACGAACGCTGTCCGTTTCAGCATTTGCGCCGAGCGTGCGCTTAGGGCATTTCCCATCCAAGAGCGAGAGCGTCCCTTGCGTCGCATGCGTTGCCCGAACCCAGTCCACGGCGCCTACCCGCCAATTGTGCAGTGGATCCCGCCCCAAGCATTCGCGGACCCCATCACAGTGAGATGCATCTGCGGTTGGGAACAGAGCGACCAGGACAAGATCGACGACATCTTGGCGATAGAGGCGATCCATTGAAACCCTGGCTCACCTTCCATGAGGCCGCCCTCATCACCGGACGATCCAAGCGCACGCTCCGACGGTGGGTCGCTGCGCATCTCGTGGTCATCCGCGAGGAGAACGACACAACGCTGCTCCTCGCCGCCGACGTCATTGCAGTCGAGGCCCAGAAGACCGGTTACCGAAGGCATCCGACTTTTGCCCGATCACCTGAGGGGCGCTAGGCGAACACGGCGCGCACATGCCGAGGATGCGACGAACGTCGTGTCGGGTGATCAGAACGCGCTGACCTTCGGCGGCAATTGCTCGCACCTTCTGCGAGAAGGACACTGGCGCAACGCGACGAGTACGGGCACGCTTCGTCATGGCACCCGAGGAATTCTGGGATGCCGCTGTCAGCGAGCGGCCGAACGCGTTCGCCGGGTCCGCGCTCGCGTTTCGGCCCGCTGCTGGCTTCTGGAGCAGACACGAAAGGCGGACAGCCCCAATGAAACCTCAATCGGCCGAGGAGACCGTCTCGACTTCACTCGAGGTTGTCGAGCGGAGACCTTCCCGCGAGGAATGCTTGCGTGCCGCCGCGAAGATCCTTCTCGCCGCCGCAATTCGCATCGAGCGCGAACGCCTCGAACGCGAGCTGCGCGAGAGCTCTCCGCAAGAGAGCAGTGATTCGCGACCCCCTGCAGGGCTGCGCACACCATCGACCAGGACTAACGAGATTCCTGCAGCATTCGAGGCGGTTCGCCTGTACTCCGTGGCTTCAGTGGCGGACCACCTCCAGGTGTCACGCGGCTGGGTTTACGAGCGCATTAGTCGTGGCGAACTCAGGAAGGTCGAGCTCGGGGACATGACCGCGAAGACTCGGATCCGCGCTGACGACCTTCAACGCTTCGTCGATGACAGGACCTTTCCGAAGGAGGAACACGATGGCTGACAATCCGGATCCGGTGCAGTTCCCGTCTTGGGTCGACATGCTCGCCGCCGAGCGAAGGGGTCAGGAGGACCGACTCAAGGAGAACCTCGCGGCACACCCCAAGACGTGGGAAGCCGTAAGGTGCGGGCTCGGCCGAGATATCTACCCGCTCGCGTTGATCGGGTCCGCACATCTCATGGATCTCGACGAGCTTGCTAAGGCGGTAGTAGACGCGTGGACGATGCCAGACAGCCCGCAGACTCAGCTCAGCCACCGCGACTGGCTCGGCTACTTCAACGAGGTCGGATACCTCGACAACGCCACTCGCCGGCCATTCCCGACTGAGAGCATCACCGTCTGGCGAGGAGCAACGCCGTCGAGGCGTCGACGATGGTCGTGGACCACAGACCGTGAACGTGCAGCCTGGTTCGCGAACCGCCTAACATATGCCGGGCTGGATGCCCGTGTCTGGACGCTCACAGCCCCGCCAAGTGCACGGCTCGCCCACTTCCACGGCGGAGACTCCCGAGACGAAGATGAGCACGTCATCAACACCAGCGGTTTAAGCCTCGCTGAGGTTACGCATGGCTGACTTCTGCGCTGATTCCTCGATGCCAGGTGCCTGCGCTTCAAGTCCGAAGCAAGGAACATGGCTACATCTCCGCCGCCAGCGATCGTGAGACTCGCCTCGGGTCCGGCGATAAGGAGGCGAACGCCGTGCGGGCCGCCGATTCACGACACGCCAGCCATCATGACTGGACCGGTTCAATATGTCCAATGTGACCGCACCAGAATGAAAGAGTGCCCGTAGTGGGCAACCCAAAACCCCGGGGATCTGCCAACGCGGTCGCCGGGGTTTTCCTCATGCCTTGGGCCCTATTGAATCGCGAAGTGCTTCAGTGAGGCCAGGGAGACGTCCGCGCGACCGCGGTGACTGGTCGAGCGGCAGCGCCACGACGGGCGCATCTTCGTGCACAACGACCACACGGAGATCTCCGGGCCATGACTCGAACGGGTCTCTCGACCCGAACACGCTGGTCTCGGCCTGCACGCCGATAGCCTTGATCCGCTCGCGTGGATACGCAATGGGCACCACGTCGCCGCCCTCAGCGACGTCGCTGAGGATGATCCGCGTGCCGGTGAAGACAACCACTCGAGCGAGGGTGTCTCCGTCCTGTCGAGACGCCGTGACGTATTCGACGGGCTCGCCATTCAGCATCCAGGCCAGGCTCGACAAGAGCACCCCGTACCAACGCGGCAGATCAGGTTGCATCGCAATATCCCGCCAGGTGTTCATCATCTTGAACTCGGACTCGTGCAGATCTTGTGCCGTTGTGAGGAACGGCTCCGGGATATTGACCATGCCGCTCACAGTCGCAGAGGTCAACCGCTCGCACTATCCCGCGAACAGGTCACCAGCCCTGATCTTGCCGTCGCTGCGTCAACACGGCGCGGCATGGAACGTCGCCCGTGAAGAACGCTCATGACGCCGCTCACCTTTCCGGCGAGGCGTATCTGCGCAGCGACGGCACACACACCCACCCGAGGAGTTGACATGGCTGACGCCAAGACCGACACAACGCCGGACACTGCACCCGAGACCACTGCACCCGAGGCAACAGCGCCCACGAGCGAGCAACCTGAGTGGCCGAAGATCGAGCCCGAAGCACCCAAGGGCTACGACCAGACGACGGGAGCGTTCACCGCATGATGGCCACGCCGACGCCTCGCACGCTCGAATACACGCGCACGCTCGGTGAGTTCACGGAGACAGTACTCATCCCGATCCAGCACGGTGCGCACGGCGACATCATCGAGGTCACACCCGAAGCAATGGACACCCTGCTCCGTGCAGCCGGGTACGTCCAGCGTGCCGACGAGTACGTGATCTGACCATGCCGTACAGAGCACCGACAATCTGCGCTGAGCAGGGCTGCGGTGCACTCGTCTACGACGGCAACCGATGCGAAGAACACCGCACCGAACGCCGACGCGAAGCAGACCGACGCCGACCCAACGGAACCGCACGCGGATACACACGCGAATGGGCAGCGTTCTCCAAGAACTACCTGGCACACCACCCGTACTGCACCTCACCCGAGTGCACACGACTACCACTATGGCAACGCCCCGAGAGCACCGACGTCGACCACATGCACGGGCACTC encodes the following:
- a CDS encoding replicative DNA helicase → MSLDPELLLIGGCLLNEQALGDVTVTGDDFENAIYANIFDRILERWSKRLGVTQALLAEDFPDHSATIWNSTNAYTDAVRVIENNRAVRERATRRKLREAAARIIEWSNTMPVEDLVDTARREVDDAASMRDQRVTSMLDDAEDVINRHRAGVTLMPSPWRSLNAEITGFGAGRVYVIGARPSVGKSAIASQIAYELAGHGAVIFATMEMDRGEVYSRILAQQAQLPYGQTISAEWAVARERAWMASSRRDIRVLDSGTQTVASIRAATRSVIRETHVAAVIIDYLHLLSTPRSENETTRIADITRGLKQFAMDLQVPVIALSQLNRQGDGRPSLAHLRGSGAIEQDGDVAIFLYKEDDTDGNPIPGDLHLYVAKNRQGPSHQDIRLWWQGEFVRAVERDS
- a CDS encoding helix-turn-helix domain-containing protein — protein: MAPEEFWDAAVSERPNAFAGSALAFRPAAGFWSRHERRTAPMKPQSAEETVSTSLEVVERRPSREECLRAAAKILLAAAIRIERERLERELRESSPQESSDSRPPAGLRTPSTRTNEIPAAFEAVRLYSVASVADHLQVSRGWVYERISRGELRKVELGDMTAKTRIRADDLQRFVDDRTFPKEEHDG